One region of Hymenobacter sediminicola genomic DNA includes:
- a CDS encoding alpha/beta hydrolase, protein MRLPAALVLLFWMLQFSLQAQTMQQKTVAGRIEHIESFASKLVEPRTVDVWLPANYDGKRRFAVLYMHDGQMLFDSTTTWNHQAWNVDDVVTQLQRDGQLQDVLVVGVWNAGARRHANYFPQKPFEQLTTAERDTVVQQLRQSGRSTEQFQPNSDAYLRFLVTELKPFIDRKYRVYSDRQHTFVAGSSMGGLISMYALCEYPAVFGGAACLSTHWPGTFTVRNNPMPAAFLRYLRTALPDPRTHKLYFDCGDQTLDALYPAIQREVDAVVQARGYTPTSWQTRYVPGQNHSEKAWNQRLDKPLLFLLGK, encoded by the coding sequence ATGCGCCTACCCGCTGCCCTAGTCCTGTTGTTCTGGATGCTACAGTTTTCCTTGCAAGCCCAGACGATGCAGCAAAAAACCGTGGCTGGTCGCATTGAGCACATCGAGAGCTTCGCATCCAAACTGGTAGAGCCACGGACCGTGGATGTGTGGCTGCCAGCCAACTACGACGGGAAACGACGTTTTGCGGTGCTGTACATGCACGACGGGCAGATGCTGTTCGACAGTACCACCACCTGGAACCACCAAGCCTGGAACGTGGACGACGTGGTAACCCAACTGCAACGGGACGGGCAGCTGCAGGACGTGCTGGTGGTAGGCGTCTGGAATGCCGGGGCCCGTCGCCACGCCAACTATTTTCCCCAGAAGCCTTTTGAACAACTGACTACAGCGGAGCGCGACACCGTGGTTCAGCAACTGCGCCAGTCGGGCCGTAGTACCGAGCAGTTTCAGCCCAATTCCGACGCCTACCTCCGCTTTCTGGTAACGGAACTCAAGCCTTTTATCGACCGCAAATACCGTGTGTACTCCGACCGTCAGCATACGTTTGTGGCCGGCAGCAGCATGGGCGGGCTGATTTCGATGTATGCCCTGTGTGAGTACCCGGCCGTGTTTGGTGGGGCGGCCTGCCTCTCCACGCACTGGCCCGGGACATTCACGGTGCGCAACAACCCCATGCCCGCTGCCTTTCTGCGTTACCTGCGTACCGCCCTGCCTGACCCGCGCACGCACAAGCTCTACTTCGATTGTGGCGACCAGACTTTGGATGCGCTGTATCCGGCCATTCAACGTGAGGTAGATGCCGTAGTACAGGCCCGGGGCTATACACCAACCTCTTGGCAGACGCGCTACGTGCCGGGGCAAAACCACAGCGAAAAAGCCTGGAACCAACGACTTGATAAGCCGCTGCTGTTTCTGCTGGGTAAATAA
- the rimO gene encoding 30S ribosomal protein S12 methylthiotransferase RimO: MKVRSQQANKVNVITLGCSKNIVDSEVLMGQLRANQFEVTHEAEQSDANIVIINTCGFIDNAKQESIDTILRYADEKEAGKLDKLYVTGCLSQRYKDDLEVEIPQVDAFFGTLELPQLMKTLEANYMHELVGERLLTTPKHYAYFKIAEGCNRPCSFCAIPLMRGKHMDRPIEDLVKEANRLASMGTKELILIAQDLTYYGLQHYGERKLADLLRNLSDVNGIDWIRLQYAYPSQFPMDALDVMNERDNICKYLDMPLQHISDNMLKTMRRGISKRRTVELVDTIRQRVPDIALRTTLIAGHPGETQQDFEELYRFVEETRFDRLGIFNYSHEDNTHSYTLEDDVPAEVKQDRADQIMELQQGISMELNEERVGQTHKVLFDRKESGYFVGRTQYDSPEVDNEVLVPATKDTYVRLGDFAQVQITEASDFDLYGKLV; encoded by the coding sequence ATGAAAGTAAGAAGCCAGCAGGCCAATAAAGTCAACGTCATCACCCTCGGCTGCTCCAAGAACATCGTGGACTCGGAGGTGCTTATGGGCCAGCTTCGCGCCAACCAGTTTGAGGTGACGCACGAAGCCGAACAGAGCGACGCCAACATCGTCATCATCAACACCTGCGGCTTTATCGACAATGCCAAGCAGGAAAGCATTGATACCATCCTGCGCTACGCCGACGAGAAGGAAGCCGGCAAACTGGACAAGCTTTACGTGACGGGCTGCCTCTCCCAGCGCTATAAGGACGACCTGGAGGTGGAAATTCCGCAGGTAGATGCTTTCTTCGGCACCTTGGAGCTGCCGCAGCTGATGAAGACGCTGGAGGCCAACTACATGCACGAGCTGGTGGGCGAGCGGCTGCTGACCACGCCCAAGCACTACGCCTACTTCAAGATTGCCGAGGGCTGCAACCGGCCCTGCTCGTTCTGCGCCATCCCGTTGATGCGCGGTAAGCACATGGACCGCCCCATCGAGGACTTGGTGAAGGAAGCCAACCGCCTCGCCTCCATGGGAACCAAGGAGTTGATTCTTATTGCCCAGGATCTGACCTATTACGGCCTGCAGCACTATGGCGAGCGGAAGCTGGCCGACCTGCTCCGCAACCTGTCCGACGTGAACGGCATCGACTGGATCCGGCTGCAGTATGCCTACCCCTCGCAATTCCCGATGGATGCCCTGGACGTGATGAACGAGCGGGACAACATCTGCAAATACCTGGATATGCCGCTGCAGCATATTTCCGATAACATGCTGAAAACCATGCGCCGCGGCATTAGCAAGCGTCGCACCGTGGAGCTGGTGGATACCATCCGGCAGCGGGTGCCCGACATTGCGCTCCGTACCACACTCATTGCGGGCCACCCCGGCGAGACCCAGCAGGATTTCGAGGAACTGTACCGCTTCGTAGAGGAAACTCGCTTCGACCGGTTGGGCATCTTCAACTATTCGCACGAAGACAATACGCACTCCTACACGCTCGAAGACGACGTGCCGGCCGAGGTGAAGCAGGACCGCGCCGACCAAATTATGGAGCTGCAGCAGGGTATTTCGATGGAGCTGAACGAGGAGCGCGTGGGCCAGACCCATAAGGTGCTGTTCGACCGCAAGGAAAGCGGCTACTTTGTGGGCCGCACTCAGTACGACTCGCCGGAAGTAGACAACGAAGTGCTGGTGCCTGCCACCAAAGACACCTACGTGCGTCTCGGCGACTTCGCACAGGTGCAGATTACGGAGGCCTCGGACTTCGATTTGTACGGCAAGCTGGTATAA
- the bshC gene encoding bacillithiol biosynthesis cysteine-adding enzyme BshC: protein MSVTTLSYAETGAFSSLLTDYLARHEGLAPFYHRFPTLEAFGEQLQEKQTHYTPDARQRLVAALRQQYATLLAVHPAVQANIELLAKDTTFTITTGHQLNLFTGPLYFIYKIVTAVKLARQLKEHYPQYDFVPVYWMATEDHDFAEINHFNLFGKKYEWNAAEIGGPVGRLPLAGLKEDLLDQLPSDIPALFRQAYEESGTLAAATRRLTHDLFGELGLVSLDADAPELKQALVPVLRTEIQEQASNKAVQAANARLEAAGYKPQVYSRPINLFFLTDAGKRERLEYDAAQDCVQITVRNTGRCHTQQEVLELAQQHPEQFSPNVVLRPLYQELLLPNLCYIGGGAEVAYWFQLKGVFEESGVPFPILLLRNSAQYIGKANAAKLRKLGLTSLDVFRPLPELKKQVGITLGQEEVSLQQQQQQLAEAFRQVADLAQRLDPTLVKTVAAEQQKVAGIVTGLEKRLSKAAEAKHETAYSQLTALKDKLMPNGHLQEREDNVLSILINNPDFINQLLDAFDPLALEFTVLEEE from the coding sequence ATGTCCGTCACGACTCTCTCGTACGCCGAAACCGGCGCATTTTCTTCCCTGCTCACCGATTACCTGGCCCGTCACGAAGGCTTAGCTCCTTTCTATCATCGGTTCCCGACGCTAGAAGCATTTGGTGAGCAACTGCAGGAAAAACAGACGCACTACACCCCGGACGCCCGCCAGCGGCTGGTAGCAGCACTCCGGCAGCAGTACGCCACGCTACTGGCCGTGCACCCGGCCGTGCAGGCGAACATCGAGTTGCTTGCCAAGGACACGACGTTCACTATCACCACCGGCCACCAGCTCAATCTGTTTACCGGGCCGCTGTATTTCATCTATAAGATTGTGACGGCAGTAAAGCTGGCTCGCCAGCTGAAGGAGCACTATCCGCAGTACGATTTTGTGCCAGTGTACTGGATGGCTACCGAAGACCACGACTTCGCGGAAATCAACCACTTCAACCTGTTCGGCAAGAAATACGAGTGGAACGCCGCCGAAATAGGAGGCCCTGTAGGCCGCCTGCCGCTGGCCGGATTGAAAGAGGATTTATTGGACCAACTGCCTAGTGACATTCCAGCTCTGTTCCGGCAGGCGTATGAAGAATCGGGTACGCTGGCGGCCGCCACCCGCCGCCTCACCCACGACCTGTTCGGGGAGCTGGGTTTGGTAAGCCTTGATGCTGATGCTCCCGAGCTCAAGCAGGCACTGGTACCGGTGCTTAGAACCGAAATTCAGGAGCAGGCGTCCAACAAAGCCGTGCAGGCGGCTAATGCCCGTCTGGAAGCCGCTGGTTATAAGCCACAGGTGTACTCGCGTCCTATCAATCTATTCTTCTTGACCGACGCCGGCAAGCGGGAGCGGCTGGAGTACGATGCGGCCCAGGACTGCGTGCAGATTACGGTGCGCAATACCGGCCGCTGCCATACGCAACAGGAAGTGCTGGAGCTGGCGCAGCAGCATCCCGAGCAGTTTAGCCCGAATGTGGTGCTGCGGCCATTGTATCAGGAGTTGCTGCTGCCCAACCTGTGCTACATCGGGGGTGGGGCAGAAGTGGCATACTGGTTTCAGCTGAAAGGTGTATTTGAAGAAAGCGGGGTGCCTTTCCCGATTCTGCTGCTCCGCAACTCGGCACAGTACATCGGCAAGGCCAATGCGGCCAAGCTGCGCAAGCTGGGCCTGACTTCTCTGGATGTGTTCCGGCCGCTGCCCGAGCTCAAGAAACAGGTAGGTATCACGTTGGGCCAGGAAGAGGTGAGCCTGCAGCAGCAGCAGCAGCAACTGGCAGAAGCTTTCCGGCAGGTAGCCGATCTGGCGCAGCGCCTCGACCCAACGCTGGTGAAGACCGTAGCGGCCGAGCAGCAGAAAGTAGCTGGCATTGTAACGGGCCTCGAAAAGCGCCTGAGCAAAGCCGCTGAAGCCAAGCATGAAACCGCCTACAGCCAGCTCACGGCTCTCAAAGACAAGCTGATGCCGAACGGTCATCTGCAGGAGCGGGAAGACAACGTGTTGAGCATCCTCATCAATAACCCCGACTTCATCAACCAGTTGCTGGATGCCTTCGACCCGCTGGCGCTGGAGTTTACGGTGCTGGAAGAGGAGTAA
- a CDS encoding 5-formyltetrahydrofolate cyclo-ligase: protein MKDYVAAVYPDSQWITCQMRVAFQTFGMLKTDLRRAALARRRALPEEEVTRRSDELRRQLFRHFPVAEWQWLHLFLPIPHHKEPDTWPIVIEIWGEDLPVQLAVPVVQPDGQTLRHYHLTPDTQLLDNKWGIPEPVKAPEVLPTQLDAVLIPLLAFDEQGHRVGYGKGFYDRFLAECRPDTLRIGLSLEPPVPRIVDAWDGDVRLHACITPEKVWRF, encoded by the coding sequence ATGAAAGACTACGTGGCTGCGGTATATCCTGACAGTCAGTGGATAACGTGCCAGATGCGGGTGGCGTTTCAAACGTTTGGTATGCTGAAAACCGACTTGCGCCGCGCAGCACTAGCCCGCCGCCGCGCCCTTCCGGAAGAGGAAGTTACCCGTCGCAGTGACGAGCTGCGCAGGCAGCTTTTCCGTCACTTCCCGGTGGCAGAGTGGCAATGGCTCCATTTGTTTCTGCCGATTCCGCACCATAAAGAGCCTGATACCTGGCCCATCGTTATAGAAATCTGGGGTGAAGATCTGCCGGTGCAATTGGCTGTGCCCGTGGTACAGCCTGATGGCCAGACACTGCGCCACTACCACCTCACGCCCGACACCCAGCTTCTCGACAACAAATGGGGAATTCCGGAGCCAGTAAAAGCCCCGGAGGTGCTGCCGACACAGCTGGATGCCGTGCTTATTCCGCTGCTGGCTTTTGATGAACAGGGCCACCGCGTAGGCTATGGCAAAGGATTCTACGACCGATTTCTGGCCGAATGCCGGCCCGATACGCTACGTATCGGGCTGAGCCTAGAGCCACCGGTGCCGCGCATTGTTGATGCCTGGGACGGCGACGTACGCCTGCACGCCTGCATCACGCCAGAGAAAGTGTGGCGGTTCTGA
- a CDS encoding ExbD/TolR family protein → MAEIQSSAPAARGHKPRIKKKAFRLDMTPMVDLAFLLLTFFMLTTTFSKPTTMDLTMPTKGPVSDVPDKNALTLILGKDSKVHYFFGLNRADVEQPELRTTTFSAEGLRQVLLRRQRQQPAPFVLIKAGPDAKYRDLVDVLDEMNITDQGKYALVDFTSADQELLDSNSL, encoded by the coding sequence ATGGCTGAAATCCAATCCTCCGCGCCGGCTGCTCGTGGCCACAAGCCTCGCATCAAGAAGAAAGCTTTCCGCCTCGACATGACACCAATGGTGGACCTGGCGTTTCTGCTGCTAACGTTCTTCATGCTGACCACAACGTTCAGTAAGCCCACCACCATGGACCTCACGATGCCGACGAAAGGGCCGGTTTCAGATGTGCCGGATAAAAACGCCCTGACATTGATTCTGGGCAAAGACAGCAAAGTGCACTACTTCTTCGGGCTGAACCGCGCCGACGTGGAGCAGCCCGAACTTCGTACGACCACCTTCAGCGCCGAAGGGTTGCGACAGGTGCTGCTCCGGCGCCAACGGCAGCAGCCGGCTCCTTTTGTGCTCATCAAAGCTGGCCCTGATGCAAAATACCGCGACCTGGTAGATGTACTGGATGAAATGAACATCACCGACCAAGGCAAATACGCGCTGGTAGACTTCACCTCTGCTGATCAGGAGCTACTGGATAGTAATTCCCTATAA
- a CDS encoding GDYXXLXY domain-containing protein → MSTPLPMAPNNDTVAVRHPPLPKPHRQRWLLWLVGAQLLFVLAVAAAGYATGRFGSVVLLRTTPVDPRDLRFSDYVELNYTISLLPGHLWKGSTLPRRKDPVYVVLEPRAGVFEAVAVYPERPETAPGQTVLRGWVADTWRRSMRLRYGLERYYVPEETRRKLRRQQPLQVHISVAPWGQARISQVEVLPALRPK, encoded by the coding sequence ATGAGCACACCTCTCCCCATGGCGCCGAACAACGACACAGTAGCCGTACGCCACCCTCCGCTCCCCAAACCGCACCGGCAGCGGTGGCTGCTGTGGCTAGTGGGCGCGCAGTTACTGTTTGTGCTAGCGGTAGCAGCGGCCGGCTACGCTACCGGCCGTTTCGGGAGCGTGGTGCTGTTGCGCACCACACCCGTTGACCCGCGCGACCTGCGCTTCAGCGACTATGTAGAGCTGAACTATACCATTAGTCTGCTGCCGGGTCATCTGTGGAAAGGTAGCACGCTGCCCCGCCGCAAAGACCCCGTGTATGTAGTTTTGGAGCCCCGTGCCGGGGTGTTCGAAGCTGTGGCAGTATATCCGGAGCGGCCAGAAACGGCACCGGGCCAAACGGTATTGCGCGGCTGGGTGGCCGATACGTGGCGCCGCAGTATGCGCCTGCGCTACGGTCTGGAACGCTACTACGTGCCTGAAGAAACCCGACGCAAGCTTCGGCGCCAGCAGCCGCTACAAGTACACATTAGTGTGGCCCCGTGGGGGCAGGCCCGCATTTCGCAGGTAGAGGTGCTGCCAGCTTTGCGCCCTAAGTAG
- a CDS encoding DUF2157 domain-containing protein, with protein sequence MSRKLLETDGLEWVQQGIVTEAQRAQLLALYPEERPAIGLLPLLGSLLILLSALSLVAANWQSLPEAVRLGLLLGSLAGTYAGAEYFLRRQYESLGMGLVGLGLLLFGISIILTSQMYQLIGYDLTGLVAWAVAGVALTWVYRSRFLFILTVAIGGIVQGYNTGQLGAFSYLTAVLTAGGLGYYWWRRPDSLLGAVLATGLLWQTALLVSLLHIKITWFFGPAMLIYALGDWQEDRPAGRAMQGPPLVAAFLFTLGLALFGESDTYTGELRPPLLAYLGVLGAVLALSLWGKQRRGRLGSATDWLLLLPGFYLPGGLPLAIATLVVLYAYSGAVLWRAHQERNQDRVTLGTVLFILTTAVAYFKLTWGFMDKSLFFLLGGSLLLGLSWFLRRRAAHTFSSPETPGQP encoded by the coding sequence ATGAGTCGTAAACTACTGGAAACAGACGGGCTGGAATGGGTGCAGCAGGGCATCGTGACGGAGGCGCAGCGGGCGCAGCTGCTGGCGCTGTATCCCGAGGAGCGCCCGGCTATCGGGCTGCTGCCGCTACTCGGAAGCCTCCTGATTCTACTGAGTGCGCTAAGCCTGGTAGCAGCCAACTGGCAAAGCTTGCCCGAAGCAGTGCGGCTGGGACTCCTGCTGGGCTCACTGGCCGGCACCTACGCCGGGGCCGAGTACTTCCTGCGCCGCCAGTATGAGTCGCTGGGCATGGGACTGGTGGGGCTGGGGCTGCTGCTGTTCGGCATCAGCATTATTCTGACCAGCCAGATGTATCAGCTCATCGGCTACGACCTAACGGGGCTGGTAGCTTGGGCCGTGGCTGGCGTGGCCCTGACATGGGTGTACCGCAGCCGCTTTCTGTTCATCCTGACAGTGGCTATTGGCGGTATCGTGCAAGGCTATAACACAGGCCAGTTGGGCGCGTTCAGCTACCTGACGGCGGTGCTCACGGCGGGCGGACTGGGCTACTACTGGTGGCGACGCCCCGACTCGCTGCTGGGCGCGGTGCTGGCTACCGGCCTGCTCTGGCAAACCGCACTGCTGGTCAGCCTCCTGCACATTAAAATCACCTGGTTCTTCGGCCCGGCCATGCTGATTTACGCCCTCGGCGACTGGCAGGAAGACCGGCCCGCCGGCCGTGCTATGCAGGGTCCGCCGCTGGTAGCGGCCTTCCTGTTTACGTTAGGCTTGGCACTGTTCGGCGAGTCGGATACTTATACCGGAGAGTTGCGGCCGCCGCTGCTGGCGTATCTGGGGGTGTTGGGCGCGGTGCTGGCGCTTTCACTTTGGGGTAAGCAGCGCCGCGGCCGCCTGGGCAGTGCCACCGACTGGCTGCTGCTACTGCCAGGTTTCTACCTACCGGGTGGGCTGCCACTGGCCATAGCCACGCTGGTGGTGCTCTATGCCTATTCGGGGGCCGTGCTGTGGCGCGCCCACCAGGAGCGCAACCAGGACCGGGTGACGCTGGGCACGGTGCTGTTCATCCTGACGACGGCTGTAGCTTACTTCAAGCTCACTTGGGGCTTCATGGATAAGTCGCTGTTTTTCCTGCTGGGCGGCTCGCTGCTGTTGGGCCTAAGCTGGTTTCTGCGCCGGCGCGCCGCGCACACATTTTCCTCTCCCGAAACTCCCGGCCAGCCATGA
- a CDS encoding archaemetzincin: protein MSGFLVFRRLLRLVWGVVGLVGISLALACGWPSYPEFSAEARAYFDAIKANDQPLKTPRPGEWRHENHEPGQTLEQYQDLAITRPDSVHRTLYLLPIGHFSPLQKQVLEATRQYLQHFFQLPVTLLAAVPDTFVPKVARRRGVEGQEQLLAPYILTHHLAGKLPPDGLALMALSPRDLYPKPEWNYVFGLASYPDRVGVTSLYRLQDTRLTAANYTRCLTRLLNLSSHELGHMFSLRHCTFARCAMNGTNSLAETDGTPNRLCSECQTKLYWTCRYNNRQRLLALHTFFQNHQLKTDASLASHDLKRLPAVTRP from the coding sequence GTGTCTGGCTTCTTAGTATTCCGTCGACTTCTTCGGCTGGTTTGGGGAGTAGTAGGTCTGGTAGGCATCAGCTTAGCACTGGCGTGTGGTTGGCCCAGTTACCCAGAATTTTCGGCAGAAGCGCGAGCGTATTTCGATGCTATCAAAGCCAATGACCAGCCGTTGAAAACGCCTCGGCCCGGTGAGTGGCGACATGAGAACCACGAGCCGGGCCAAACGCTGGAGCAGTACCAAGATTTGGCTATTACCCGACCAGATTCGGTACATCGGACGTTGTATCTGCTGCCGATTGGACACTTTTCACCGCTGCAGAAGCAGGTGCTGGAGGCTACTCGGCAGTATCTGCAGCACTTCTTTCAGCTGCCGGTGACACTGCTGGCGGCGGTACCGGATACGTTTGTGCCGAAGGTGGCCCGGCGCCGGGGAGTTGAGGGGCAGGAGCAACTTCTGGCTCCCTACATCCTCACGCACCACCTCGCCGGAAAGCTACCGCCCGATGGCTTGGCACTAATGGCTCTTAGCCCCCGAGACCTATATCCGAAGCCTGAGTGGAACTACGTATTCGGGCTGGCCTCGTACCCAGACCGTGTGGGAGTTACCTCATTGTATCGGCTGCAGGATACCCGGTTGACAGCGGCCAACTACACCCGCTGCCTAACCCGCCTGCTCAACCTTTCCTCCCACGAGCTGGGACACATGTTTTCCCTGCGCCACTGCACCTTCGCGCGCTGCGCCATGAACGGCACCAATAGTCTAGCGGAAACTGACGGTACACCAAACCGCCTTTGCTCCGAATGCCAGACCAAGCTCTATTGGACATGCCGCTACAACAACCGTCAACGACTACTGGCTCTGCACACCTTTTTCCAAAACCATCAGCTAAAAACCGATGCTTCTTTGGCCAGCCACGACCTGAAGCGCCTACCTGCTGTAACTCGACCTTAA
- the mnmD gene encoding tRNA (5-methylaminomethyl-2-thiouridine)(34)-methyltransferase MnmD, whose translation MSNPKVEVRTTADGSSTLYVPALDEHYHSTHGAVQEAQHVYLAAGLEPVLSKATSMVWVLEVGFGTGLNALLTLERSLDSAQPIFYDTIEKYPLSEAIIEQLGAERYLLNPDLLDYHQQIHAASWGTPVALTPQFALLKMAGALQDTLLAEDTYQVIYFDAFAPEKQPDMWTDEVFAQLYAATAPGGCLVSYCAKGSFRRSLKAAGWLVEKVPGPVGKREMTRAWKRG comes from the coding sequence ATGTCCAACCCTAAAGTAGAAGTCCGCACTACCGCCGACGGCTCAAGCACGCTATATGTGCCAGCCCTGGATGAGCACTACCATTCCACGCATGGTGCGGTACAGGAAGCCCAGCACGTGTATCTGGCGGCCGGCCTAGAGCCGGTTCTCTCGAAAGCAACGAGCATGGTTTGGGTGCTGGAAGTGGGTTTCGGGACGGGCCTGAATGCGCTGCTTACGCTGGAGCGCAGCTTAGACAGTGCCCAGCCCATCTTCTATGACACTATCGAGAAATACCCGCTTTCGGAAGCCATTATTGAGCAACTAGGCGCGGAACGCTACCTGCTGAACCCCGACTTACTCGACTACCATCAGCAGATTCATGCCGCCTCGTGGGGTACACCGGTAGCTCTCACACCGCAGTTTGCGCTGCTGAAAATGGCCGGCGCCCTGCAGGATACGCTGCTGGCTGAGGACACCTATCAGGTTATTTACTTTGATGCTTTTGCGCCGGAGAAGCAGCCCGACATGTGGACCGATGAAGTATTTGCCCAGTTGTATGCGGCTACTGCGCCCGGTGGCTGCCTAGTGAGTTACTGCGCCAAAGGCTCGTTTCGGCGCAGCCTGAAAGCTGCCGGCTGGCTGGTTGAAAAGGTGCCCGGCCCGGTAGGCAAGCGCGAAATGACGCGCGCCTGGAAACGGGGGTAG
- a CDS encoding thioesterase family protein: protein MARVKVNLPETFLFSIEMPVRITDLNYGGHLGNDALLSLLHEARVQFLRHVGLTEFDPATGRGTIMADVAIEYKGEGFYGDVLHIQMAADDLSKYGFDVVYRVRTQAGREIARAKTGMLMFDYKARKLQLLGEEVAGRLRGEAG from the coding sequence ATGGCTCGCGTTAAAGTAAATCTACCGGAAACTTTCCTGTTTTCCATCGAAATGCCCGTCCGGATTACGGACCTCAACTACGGCGGCCACCTCGGCAACGATGCGCTGCTCAGCTTGCTGCACGAAGCCCGTGTGCAGTTTCTGCGTCACGTGGGCCTTACCGAGTTCGACCCTGCCACCGGGCGCGGCACCATCATGGCCGATGTGGCCATTGAGTACAAAGGCGAGGGGTTCTACGGCGACGTGCTGCACATCCAGATGGCCGCCGATGACCTCTCGAAATACGGTTTCGACGTGGTGTACCGGGTGCGCACGCAAGCTGGCCGCGAAATAGCCCGCGCCAAAACCGGCATGCTCATGTTCGACTACAAAGCCCGCAAACTGCAGCTGCTCGGCGAGGAAGTTGCCGGTCGGCTGCGCGGTGAAGCAGGTTAG
- the rlmN gene encoding 23S rRNA (adenine(2503)-C(2))-methyltransferase RlmN, with translation MIELPVVSKRDIRKLTPDELKTFMVEHGEKPFRAKQVSEWLWKNTAGSFEEMNNISLATRELLAQHFVINGVQVQNQQLSNDGTIKSAFRLYDGNIVEGVLIPHDTRMTACISSQVGCSLTCKFCATGYMERKRNLDAAEIYDQVVRIKEQCEAQYGTPLTNIVYMGMGEPLLNYANVVKSIERITAPDGLNMAPRRITVSTAGIAKMIKKLADDGVKANLALSLHAPNDTKRNEIMPINEANSLASLKDALKHYHQVTGRKVTYEYIVFESFNDTLEDAEELFQISKWIPCKVNLIEYNPIENADYKNTGEVKLMAFLKYLADRGVQTNLRRSRGKDIDAACGQLAVKEKPEVAA, from the coding sequence ATGATTGAACTGCCCGTAGTTTCCAAGCGCGACATCCGCAAACTCACCCCCGACGAGCTCAAGACCTTTATGGTGGAGCACGGCGAGAAGCCGTTCCGTGCTAAGCAGGTGAGCGAGTGGCTCTGGAAGAACACGGCTGGCTCGTTTGAGGAGATGAACAACATCTCGCTGGCCACGCGCGAGTTGCTAGCCCAGCACTTTGTCATCAATGGCGTGCAGGTGCAAAACCAGCAGCTCAGCAACGACGGCACCATCAAATCGGCATTCCGGCTCTACGACGGCAACATCGTGGAAGGCGTACTGATTCCGCACGATACGCGCATGACGGCCTGCATCAGCTCGCAGGTGGGCTGCTCACTTACGTGCAAGTTCTGCGCAACCGGCTACATGGAGCGCAAGCGCAACCTCGACGCCGCCGAAATCTACGACCAAGTGGTGCGCATCAAGGAGCAGTGCGAAGCCCAGTACGGCACGCCGCTCACCAACATCGTGTACATGGGCATGGGCGAGCCGCTGCTCAACTACGCCAACGTGGTGAAAAGCATCGAGCGGATTACGGCGCCCGACGGCCTGAACATGGCGCCGCGCCGCATCACGGTCAGCACTGCCGGCATTGCCAAGATGATCAAGAAGCTGGCCGACGACGGCGTGAAGGCCAATCTGGCCCTTTCGCTGCACGCGCCCAACGACACGAAGCGCAACGAAATCATGCCCATCAACGAAGCCAACTCGCTGGCCTCGCTGAAGGACGCGCTGAAGCATTACCACCAGGTAACGGGCCGCAAAGTCACCTACGAGTACATCGTATTCGAAAGCTTCAACGACACGCTAGAGGACGCCGAGGAGCTGTTCCAGATTTCGAAATGGATTCCCTGCAAAGTGAATCTCATTGAGTACAACCCCATCGAAAACGCCGACTACAAAAACACCGGCGAAGTGAAGCTGATGGCGTTTCTGAAGTATCTGGCCGACCGGGGCGTGCAAACCAACCTGCGTCGCTCGCGTGGCAAAGACATTGACGCTGCCTGCGGACAGCTGGCCGTGAAAGAGAAGCCGGAAGTAGCGGCCTAA